The following are from one region of the Quercus robur chromosome 1, dhQueRobu3.1, whole genome shotgun sequence genome:
- the LOC126724154 gene encoding hexokinase-3-like isoform X1, whose amino-acid sequence MGRGLVVVGVAVTVAVTACAVAAVVVGKRVKSRRKWRRVVGVLAELEQGCETTVGRLKQVVDAMAVEMHAGLASEGGSKLKMLLTFVDTLPNGSEKGIYYALDLGGTNFRVLRVQLGGQRSILEPDVERQPIPQHLMTSTSEDLFDFIASSLKEFVEKEGDGSDTSLMRRRELGFTFSFPVKQTSVSTGILIKWTKGFGIEDTVGREVSECLEQAMARKGLNMRVAALVNDTVGTLALGHYHDPDTIAAVIIGTGTNACYLERTDAIIKCQGLLTTSGGMVVNMEWGNFWSSHLPRTSYDIELDADSPNPNDQGFEKMISGMYLGDIVRRVILRMSHEADIFGDALPKLSMPFILRTPLMAEMHEDDSPELTEVARILKDALEIPDVPLKVRKLVVKVCDVVTRRAARLAAAGIVGILKKIGRDGSGGITGGRSRSDIKMKRTVVAVEGGLYTSYTMFREYLHEAMKEILGEEAAQHVILMDTEDGSGVGAALLGATHSSNRVDNVQLL is encoded by the exons atggGGAggggtttggtggtggtgggggtggCTGTGACTGTGGCGGTTACGGCTTGTGCTGTGGCGGCGGTGGTGGTGGGGAAGAGAGTGAAAAGTAGGAGGAAGTGGAGGAGAGTTGTGGGAGTGTTGGCTGAGCTTGAACAAGGGTGTGAGACCACGGTGGGTAGGCTTAAGCAAGTGGTGGACGCCATGGCTGTAGAGATGCACGCTGGTCTTGCCTCTGAAGGTGGCTCCAAGCTCAAAATGTTGCTCACTTTTGTTGATACTCTCCCCAATGG gagtgagaaaggaatttACTATGCTCTAGATCTTGGGGGTACTAATTTTAGGGTCTTGCGAGTTCAGCTAGGAGGTCAAAGGTCTATCCTAGAACCAGATGTGGAGCGGCAACCCATTCCCCAACATTTGATGACCAGCACAAGCGAG gatctctttgattttattgcTTCCTCGTTAAAGGAGTTTGTTGAAAAAGAAGGAGATGGCTCGGACACTTCACTGATGAGAAGAAGGGAACTTGGATTTACATTCTCTTTTCCTGTGAAGCAAACATCTGTTTCAACAGGCATTTTGATTAAATGGACAAAAGGATTTGGCATTGAAGACACG GTTGGAAGAGAGGTTTCCGAATGTTTAGAACAAGCAATGGCCAGAAAAGGCCTAAATATGCGGGTAGCAGCACTG GTTAATGATACAGTGGGAACTTTAGCTCTTGGACATTATCATGATCCAGACACTATCGCTGCAGTTATAATTGGAACAGGTACAAATGCCTGTTATTTGGAGCGGACAGATGCTATCATTAAGTGTCAAGGGCTTCTTACAACTTCTGGAGGCATG GTTGTCAACATGGAATGGGGAAATTTCTGGTCATCCCATTTACCGAGAACTTCTTATGACATCGAGCTAGATGCTGATAGCCCTAATCCAAATGATCAG GGCTTTGAGAAAATGATATCAGGAATGTATCTTGGTGACATTGTGAGGAGAGTAATTCTGAGGATGTCACATGAGGCAGATATATTTGGAGATGCTCTTCCAAAGTTATCAATGCCCTTTATTTtgag GACACCATTGATGGCTGAGATGCATGAGGATGACTCTCCTGAGTTGACAGAAGTAGCAAGAATCTTGAAAGACGCATTGGAG ATTCCTGATGTCCCTTTAAAGGTTAGAAAGCTCGTTGTAAAGGTATGTGATGTGGTGACTCGTAGGGCTGCCCGATTGGCAGCTGCTGGTATTGTAGGTATCTTGAAAAAGATCGGCCGGGATGGAAGTGGTGGGATCACGGGTGGGAGGAGTAGAAGTgatattaaaatgaaaagaacaGTTGTTGCAGTTGAAGGGGGTTTATATACAAGCTATACAATGTTTAGGGAATACTTGCATGAAGCCATGAAAGAAATATTGGGGGAAGAAGCAGCTCAACATGTCATTCTTATGGACACAGAAGATGGATCAGGCGTCGGAGCCGCACTCCTTGGCGCGACACATTCATCTAACCGTGTTGATAACGTACAGTtgctataa